A genomic window from Algoriphagus sp. Y33 includes:
- a CDS encoding alpha/beta hydrolase fold domain-containing protein has translation MENINKTMVLLIVFQAMITVGNAQTITDSKMQKIYGFRAFYETLGKSYPADSTVSVNEATIAGVKTYWLNENLIGQKEIIVYLHGGVYTYGTFTAYKAMLTNLSKSMNKAIVYVEYSLSPEHPFPTANNEILAVYKELKNKYPKFKISIIGDSAGGGLAISLVNDAQKAGIEVPSKLVLISPWIDLKANNESYITKKELDPILNREFLYSHALMYASNNILQADPSEIKFKEFPPVFLLVGTDEVLNDDSKNFYNYIKSVQTKAKLKEFKGQKHVWIFSHIDTPASIEAVENIEEFLSAN, from the coding sequence ATGGAAAACATAAATAAAACAATGGTATTGTTGATTGTATTTCAAGCAATGATCACAGTAGGAAATGCACAGACAATTACAGATAGTAAAATGCAAAAAATCTATGGCTTTAGAGCCTTTTATGAAACTTTGGGGAAATCCTACCCAGCGGATAGCACAGTAAGTGTTAATGAAGCAACCATAGCGGGCGTAAAAACCTATTGGCTGAACGAAAACCTAATCGGCCAAAAAGAGATCATAGTTTACTTACACGGTGGTGTTTATACTTATGGAACCTTCACCGCTTATAAGGCTATGTTGACTAATTTGTCCAAATCGATGAATAAAGCAATAGTATACGTTGAATATTCTTTATCACCTGAACACCCCTTCCCAACAGCAAACAATGAGATCTTAGCTGTCTACAAAGAATTGAAAAATAAATATCCTAAATTTAAAATATCCATCATAGGTGACAGTGCAGGTGGTGGGCTTGCTATATCTCTGGTTAATGACGCACAGAAGGCAGGAATTGAAGTGCCATCAAAATTGGTGTTAATTTCTCCTTGGATTGATTTAAAAGCTAATAATGAGTCATATATTACGAAAAAAGAGTTAGATCCTATATTGAATAGAGAGTTTTTATACAGTCATGCATTGATGTATGCTTCAAATAATATCCTTCAGGCAGATCCCAGTGAGATTAAATTTAAAGAATTTCCTCCTGTATTTTTGTTAGTTGGTACAGATGAGGTGCTGAATGATGATTCAAAAAATTTCTATAACTATATAAAATCTGTACAAACCAAAGCTAAATTGAAAGAGTTTAAAGGTCAAAAACATGTATGGATTTTTTCACATATAGATACACCGGCATCTATTGAAGCCGTTGAGAATATAGAGGAATTTCTATCTGCTAATTGA
- a CDS encoding alkene reductase, which produces MKLLENIQLGNLTLKNKMAMSAMTRSRANTNGVVGDMTVQYYTQRSSAGLLITEAINISKNAIGSPLTPGIYTQEQIAAWKKVTDAVHSQGGIIIAQLWHTGRVGHSVDRNGKLPLAPSEVAIKGMKHFTSQGLKDYETPQEITIAEIKQTVNDYAKAAKNAMDAGFDGVELHAANGYLPNQFLAESANKRTDEYGGSFENKARFILEIMQALIATVGSDKVGIKISAYHPYGDMFYDDPVGTYNYLIDELNKIDFAFVELMKMNPYFPPPAHYPKHDEVEIYGSRINKPVIANTGYNKSSAEAEIEKGIARMVSFGTLFLANPDLPKRFELDAELNEPDRATMFGGGWEGYIDYPSLDEN; this is translated from the coding sequence ATGAAGCTATTAGAAAATATACAGCTCGGAAACCTAACATTAAAGAACAAAATGGCCATGTCTGCCATGACCCGAAGCCGCGCGAATACAAACGGTGTAGTAGGTGATATGACCGTCCAATACTACACTCAAAGATCGAGTGCAGGATTGTTAATTACTGAGGCAATAAACATTAGTAAAAATGCTATAGGAAGCCCACTTACCCCTGGTATTTATACCCAGGAGCAAATTGCTGCCTGGAAGAAAGTTACAGATGCAGTTCATTCTCAAGGAGGTATAATTATCGCTCAACTGTGGCACACTGGTAGAGTGGGTCATTCAGTTGACAGAAACGGGAAATTGCCTTTGGCTCCTTCTGAAGTTGCCATTAAAGGAATGAAGCATTTTACCTCACAAGGCTTAAAAGATTATGAAACACCACAAGAAATTACCATTGCAGAAATCAAACAAACCGTAAATGATTACGCTAAAGCGGCTAAAAATGCGATGGATGCAGGTTTCGATGGTGTCGAACTACATGCAGCAAATGGGTATTTGCCCAATCAGTTCCTGGCAGAAAGTGCCAACAAAAGAACAGATGAATATGGTGGAAGTTTTGAAAATAAGGCAAGGTTCATTTTAGAAATCATGCAGGCGTTAATCGCTACAGTAGGTAGTGATAAAGTGGGAATTAAAATTTCTGCCTATCATCCTTATGGAGACATGTTTTATGATGACCCAGTGGGTACCTACAATTATCTGATTGATGAATTGAATAAAATTGATTTCGCCTTTGTGGAACTGATGAAAATGAATCCATATTTTCCTCCACCTGCACATTACCCCAAACATGATGAGGTAGAAATATATGGAAGCAGAATAAACAAACCTGTTATCGCAAACACAGGATACAACAAATCTTCAGCTGAAGCAGAAATAGAGAAAGGAATAGCCAGAATGGTCTCATTCGGGACACTATTCTTAGCCAATCCCGATTTGCCTAAGCGATTTGAATTAGATGCTGAACTAAATGAACCAGACAGGGCTACTATGTTTGGTGGTGGTTGGGAAGGTTACATTGACTACCCATCGCTAGATGAAAATTAA
- a CDS encoding SRPBCC family protein: MNFNKETPDAKRNPEVTKVVTIDAKIDQAFGYIAPINLMHIFRGNTLIPAITDTSVKQGWNKAGLQRTVHFADGSTSQETLLTVDAPISFSYKNEWFTSKVLSMLLKRLEGEWLFTDLGNNMTKIEWTYRAVPTNLLAKLFVASVLMRAVSAMLGDALQIIKNDLESGELKAGTTWAS, translated from the coding sequence ATGAATTTCAATAAAGAAACACCGGATGCCAAGAGAAATCCAGAAGTAACCAAGGTAGTGACCATCGATGCGAAAATTGATCAGGCGTTCGGTTACATAGCTCCAATCAATTTGATGCACATCTTTCGTGGAAACACCCTGATTCCTGCAATTACTGATACCAGCGTAAAGCAGGGATGGAATAAAGCAGGCTTGCAAAGAACCGTGCACTTTGCAGATGGGTCAACTTCCCAAGAAACCCTTCTAACTGTTGACGCCCCCATTTCATTTTCCTACAAGAACGAGTGGTTTACCTCTAAAGTACTTTCGATGCTGCTTAAAAGGCTGGAAGGGGAATGGCTGTTCACTGATTTGGGAAATAACATGACTAAAATTGAATGGACCTATAGGGCAGTCCCGACAAATTTGCTCGCAAAGCTGTTTGTAGCATCAGTTCTTATGAGAGCGGTGAGCGCTATGCTTGGAGATGCATTGCAGATCATAAAAAATGACCTGGAGTCAGGCGAATTAAAAGCTGGAACCACCTGGGCATCATAA
- a CDS encoding helix-turn-helix domain-containing protein yields MNSENKRRLNYFAQRLKSARLMNGLSLQGLADKIDNRVTKQSLSKYEQGKVVPDSTMIGILSEALQVRPDYFHASTAVEFGEIEFPKLQDSPAKERVRIVEIVKDELRRYLELEEILGIETAFHNPLAELTISSQEDIEHAGEKLRDEWELGRGAVANVIELLEDQHIKVLELESSEEFDGFSTWVNDNRIPLIVLNKAKFKDKLDRKRFTAFHELAHLLLKVNHLPEKQKEKFCHAFATAMLISKDTLQKELGGKRSKLSIQELTAIKQQYGISMQALVYRAKDLGLISDNYLRQFYVTFTQLGYRVNEPVEYEGAEHSNRFSQLLFRALAENFISVIKAASLKNQKLAQFRKENLVF; encoded by the coding sequence ATGAATTCCGAAAATAAAAGAAGATTGAACTATTTCGCCCAACGCCTTAAGTCAGCACGCTTGATGAATGGACTTTCATTGCAAGGCTTGGCTGACAAAATCGATAACCGTGTCACCAAACAATCCCTAAGCAAATACGAGCAAGGAAAGGTGGTGCCGGATAGCACTATGATCGGGATCTTGTCGGAAGCACTGCAGGTAAGACCTGATTACTTTCATGCTTCTACTGCGGTGGAGTTTGGAGAGATAGAGTTCCCCAAGCTTCAGGACTCCCCGGCCAAAGAACGGGTTCGGATAGTGGAGATAGTCAAAGATGAGCTACGGCGATACCTGGAGCTGGAGGAAATCCTGGGGATAGAAACTGCCTTTCATAATCCCCTCGCGGAGCTAACTATTAGTTCTCAAGAAGATATTGAGCATGCTGGAGAAAAGCTAAGAGACGAGTGGGAGCTGGGTAGGGGAGCCGTAGCCAATGTGATAGAGCTGTTGGAAGATCAGCATATTAAGGTGCTGGAACTGGAATCTTCAGAAGAATTTGATGGCTTTTCTACTTGGGTTAATGATAACCGTATTCCGCTGATCGTATTGAATAAAGCAAAATTCAAAGATAAGTTGGATAGAAAGCGCTTTACTGCTTTTCATGAACTGGCTCATTTGCTTTTGAAGGTCAATCACCTGCCGGAAAAGCAAAAAGAAAAGTTTTGTCATGCTTTTGCCACTGCCATGCTTATCTCAAAGGATACCTTGCAAAAAGAACTCGGCGGAAAAAGGAGCAAATTGTCCATCCAGGAATTAACTGCGATAAAGCAGCAATACGGAATCTCTATGCAGGCTTTAGTGTACCGTGCAAAAGATCTCGGACTGATCTCCGATAATTACTTGAGGCAGTTTTATGTGACCTTTACCCAGTTGGGCTATAGAGTCAATGAGCCGGTGGAATACGAAGGGGCAGAGCATTCCAACCGTTTTTCACAACTGTTGTTTAGAGCACTTGCCGAGAACTTCATTTCAGTAATTAAAGCGGCATCCTTAAAAAATCAGAAGCTGGCCCAGTTCAGAAAAGAGAATCTTGTTTTCTGA
- a CDS encoding IS3 family transposase has protein sequence MPGSWLSRKPSKRSLENQVLKAAIQELHQQAKSRLGSPKMRIELKDRGMLVSRPKVARLMKQPGLLSIISRKFKVSTTDSNH, from the coding sequence ATGCCTGGCTCCTGGCTAAGCAGGAAACCTTCTAAAAGATCCTTGGAGAATCAGGTTTTGAAAGCTGCTATTCAAGAACTGCATCAACAGGCCAAATCTCGCCTGGGGAGTCCCAAAATGAGGATAGAACTCAAGGATCGGGGAATGCTTGTTTCCAGACCCAAGGTAGCCAGACTGATGAAACAGCCGGGTCTCCTCAGCATTATCAGCAGGAAATTCAAAGTGTCGACCACAGACTCCAATCATTGA
- a CDS encoding NAD(P)-dependent alcohol dehydrogenase: protein MNAIVYQKFGNTAVLQSIDQPKPIIQSSQILVKVKAFSINPMDWKIRKGEMTLMSGSKFPKHTGTDFSGTVEEIGGSVSGFMKGDEVFGVVKDMMKEGVSAEYVAVPASLVWKKPSMISFPQAASIPVVGTAAVTALEKMGKINSQTSVLVNGATGGFGMFLLQLLKQRGADVTAVTNSKGVEFAKKWGANAVIDYTKENVLSQSSTYDIVIDLSGKMGYKAAKQIMQSKAIFLNPTPKPIEIPVSFFKNLFTSKKHIVIVSSPSTNYIDVLLGAVKDGMQIEVNKVFPFSQYREAYQYTEQGGYIGKVVVEIK, encoded by the coding sequence ATGAATGCAATAGTATATCAAAAGTTTGGAAACACAGCTGTGTTGCAAAGTATAGACCAGCCAAAACCCATTATTCAATCCAGTCAGATACTGGTAAAAGTCAAAGCGTTTTCCATCAATCCAATGGACTGGAAAATCAGAAAGGGAGAAATGACCCTGATGTCCGGTTCAAAATTCCCCAAACATACCGGAACTGATTTCTCGGGAACAGTGGAAGAAATCGGAGGATCTGTAAGTGGCTTCATGAAAGGGGATGAGGTATTTGGGGTGGTGAAAGACATGATGAAAGAAGGGGTGTCAGCTGAATATGTTGCCGTACCCGCATCATTGGTCTGGAAAAAGCCTTCTATGATCAGCTTTCCTCAGGCCGCCTCTATTCCTGTGGTTGGCACAGCCGCCGTTACTGCATTGGAAAAGATGGGAAAGATCAATTCCCAAACAAGCGTTTTAGTTAATGGTGCTACCGGTGGTTTCGGCATGTTTTTGCTTCAATTATTAAAACAAAGAGGAGCTGACGTTACAGCTGTTACAAATAGCAAGGGGGTAGAATTTGCAAAAAAATGGGGGGCAAATGCGGTGATAGATTATACAAAAGAAAATGTGCTTTCTCAGTCATCTACCTATGACATAGTAATTGATTTGTCAGGAAAAATGGGCTACAAAGCTGCCAAACAAATCATGCAGTCTAAAGCCATTTTTCTCAACCCAACACCAAAGCCAATTGAAATCCCTGTATCATTTTTCAAAAACTTATTTACCTCCAAAAAGCACATTGTAATTGTCTCTAGCCCTTCTACTAACTATATAGATGTTTTGCTTGGCGCAGTAAAAGACGGGATGCAGATTGAAGTCAACAAAGTATTTCCATTTTCTCAATACAGGGAAGCATATCAATATACCGAGCAGGGAGGATACATCGGGAAAGTTGTGGTAGAGATAAAATAA
- a CDS encoding pirin family protein, giving the protein MLTKIDNTIKYGKKHGGFGIQILYPGLIRPPLNDSGFSTIGRIDHARITPGTLIPMHPHKNDEILTYLRRGNVKHLDSEGYTATISNQKLMMMNAGASYYHEERVLDEGGVLEGLQIFIRPITAELSPQVQFYELPETYSTNSWRKIAGKGSDYPLQIRSNTWLMDLRLERGEEIGLPEAPSDDSAFLFYVFEGEIVMNETVVLTTGESVLIERENPTIRAVEVCDIVLFITQTNTEHFDGGMYSGNLH; this is encoded by the coding sequence ATGTTAACTAAAATAGACAATACCATAAAATATGGTAAAAAGCACGGCGGCTTTGGAATACAGATTTTGTATCCTGGGCTTATCAGGCCCCCGCTAAATGACAGTGGTTTTTCTACGATAGGACGGATCGATCATGCCAGAATAACACCAGGGACTTTAATCCCGATGCATCCGCATAAGAATGATGAGATTCTCACCTATTTAAGAAGAGGTAATGTGAAGCACCTTGACTCTGAGGGCTACACTGCCACTATCTCAAATCAAAAATTGATGATGATGAATGCCGGAGCAAGCTATTATCATGAAGAAAGGGTGTTAGACGAAGGAGGTGTTTTGGAAGGGCTGCAAATTTTCATCCGTCCGATAACCGCTGAGCTCAGTCCTCAAGTCCAATTTTATGAATTGCCGGAAACATACAGTACTAACAGCTGGAGAAAAATAGCCGGTAAAGGCAGTGATTACCCTCTTCAGATCAGAAGCAATACTTGGCTGATGGATCTGCGGCTGGAAAGAGGTGAAGAAATCGGCCTACCCGAAGCACCATCTGATGATAGTGCCTTCCTGTTCTATGTTTTTGAAGGGGAAATTGTCATGAATGAAACAGTCGTGCTTACCACCGGGGAAAGCGTCTTGATTGAAAGAGAAAACCCAACAATCCGGGCTGTTGAAGTATGTGATATTGTACTGTTCATTACCCAAACTAATACGGAACATTTTGATGGGGGGATGTACAGCGGAAATCTTCATTAG
- a CDS encoding AraC family transcriptional regulator yields the protein MTKQHSNPFILALKARNLTVEIHHHSAYQIVLSNDTPFNSTINGTLYECIHGFLIKPHVNHFCVAEGGTLNVLNIEPYSTVGLKLASRFKGDEDHNVFQSPAETNLFFQTSKESLDVNLVVEAMLSRLPSIAYDERVTAIVEYIKENYFQSDITPQTFADLVFLSPSRLASLFKKQTGSSLSKYLLWTRLRQAIYLTLSDKNRSLTDIAYDTGFYDLPQFNKYMYEMFGMPPKALKLNSDLIEVY from the coding sequence ATGACAAAACAGCATAGTAATCCCTTTATCCTTGCGCTGAAAGCCCGCAATCTCACCGTAGAAATTCATCATCATTCTGCCTACCAGATTGTTCTGTCGAATGACACTCCTTTTAATTCGACAATCAATGGAACGCTTTATGAGTGTATCCACGGTTTTTTGATAAAACCTCATGTAAACCACTTTTGCGTAGCCGAAGGAGGAACATTAAACGTTTTAAACATCGAGCCTTACTCTACTGTCGGTCTGAAACTGGCAAGTCGATTTAAAGGGGATGAGGATCACAATGTTTTTCAATCGCCGGCAGAAACAAATTTATTTTTTCAGACATCAAAAGAAAGTTTGGATGTTAATCTGGTTGTTGAAGCGATGCTCTCCAGATTACCTTCTATAGCGTATGATGAAAGAGTTACGGCAATTGTAGAATACATAAAAGAAAATTATTTTCAATCGGATATTACTCCGCAGACATTTGCCGATTTGGTTTTTCTTTCGCCATCCCGTTTGGCTTCACTCTTTAAAAAGCAAACCGGCAGTAGCTTATCCAAATATTTATTATGGACACGCTTACGTCAGGCAATATACCTTACTCTTTCAGATAAGAACAGAAGCCTTACCGATATTGCCTATGATACCGGGTTTTATGATCTCCCCCAATTCAATAAGTATATGTACGAAATGTTCGGTATGCCTCCTAAAGCCTTGAAGTTGAATAGTGATCTGATCGAAGTTTACTAG
- a CDS encoding IS3 family transposase yields the protein MVHSTTMEAGKTVIAAFRMSIQTRPVNPWELIFHYDRGIQNACEEFRKLLKDYKIHRNMSRKGNCWDNAVTENFFKIIKSELIYHIPELTSCQTQMEIFEFIEIRYNRKKETLLPKFPNARTVREKTSNHYHIEKQKLEILSGILKENPRENLSSPRQATLKPIHNRA from the coding sequence ATGGTCCATAGTACTACCATGGAGGCAGGAAAAACCGTCATAGCCGCATTCAGGATGTCAATCCAAACCAGACCTGTGAATCCATGGGAACTGATCTTCCATTATGACAGGGGAATTCAGAATGCCTGTGAAGAATTCCGAAAGCTGCTCAAGGACTATAAAATCCACCGGAATATGAGCAGAAAAGGGAATTGTTGGGACAATGCGGTGACTGAAAACTTCTTCAAAATCATCAAATCAGAGCTTATTTATCATATTCCTGAATTGACTAGCTGCCAAACACAAATGGAAATCTTTGAATTCATCGAAATCCGGTACAATAGAAAAAAGGAAACACTCCTACCTAAATTTCCTAACGCCAGAACGGTTCGGGAAAAAACAAGCAATCATTACCACATAGAAAAGCAGAAACTCGAAATTCTCTCTGGGATTTTAAAGGAAAATCCCAGAGAGAATTTGAGTAGCCCGCGGCAGGCCACATTAAAACCAATCCATAACCGAGCTTAA
- a CDS encoding DDE-type integrase/transposase/recombinase, translating into MLDRDFSTSRPGEKWVSDITYLITKQGWTYLTIIMDLFDREIIGWSIVLPWRQEKPS; encoded by the coding sequence CTGCTGGACAGGGATTTTAGCACCAGCCGACCTGGAGAAAAATGGGTATCGGACATCACTTATCTAATAACTAAGCAGGGATGGACTTATCTGACCATCATCATGGATCTGTTTGACAGGGAAATTATTGGATGGTCCATAGTACTACCATGGAGGCAGGAAAAACCGTCATAG
- a CDS encoding ImmA/IrrE family metallo-endopeptidase: MNQLVLEKYATQFRTKLGYSNKESIHLKSLLRKLGVLAVFRPLEMDISGMAIKVGKNNRFMLINTARTLGHQHFTICHELYHLYIQQNFESQICHVGLFNKRDKEEYNADIFAAKLLIPEEGILAMVPDSELAKSKVSLSTVLTIEQYFSCSRRALLNRLVKLKLIDKTQAEEYKINVRASAMKHGISIKLYEKDESSEVIGDYGNLARKLYEQDSISESHYYGLLEDLGVDLSELGTNGNEED, translated from the coding sequence ATGAATCAGCTAGTTCTTGAAAAATATGCCACCCAGTTCCGAACGAAACTAGGCTACAGCAACAAGGAAAGTATCCATTTAAAAAGCCTATTGCGCAAACTTGGAGTTTTAGCCGTCTTTAGACCCCTAGAGATGGATATTTCGGGAATGGCCATTAAAGTCGGTAAAAACAACCGCTTTATGCTGATCAATACCGCCAGAACGCTGGGACATCAGCATTTTACAATTTGCCATGAGCTGTATCATCTTTATATACAGCAAAACTTTGAATCCCAAATCTGTCATGTGGGCTTATTCAACAAGAGAGATAAAGAAGAATACAACGCCGATATATTCGCCGCCAAATTATTAATCCCGGAAGAGGGTATTTTGGCGATGGTACCCGATTCGGAACTGGCAAAATCAAAGGTCAGCCTTTCCACTGTATTAACTATTGAACAATACTTTTCCTGTTCCAGAAGAGCTCTTTTAAATCGTTTAGTAAAACTCAAGCTCATCGACAAGACTCAAGCGGAGGAATACAAAATAAACGTCCGAGCTAGCGCCATGAAACATGGTATTTCTATAAAACTTTATGAGAAAGATGAATCGAGCGAAGTTATTGGAGATTACGGAAATTTGGCAAGGAAGCTATATGAACAAGACAGTATTTCTGAATCTCATTATTATGGTCTTTTAGAGGACTTAGGGGTGGACTTATCGGAATTAGGAACAAATGGGAACGAGGAAGACTGA
- a CDS encoding DUF2490 domain-containing protein — protein sequence MRKFYLTSLLLLLSLVTSFAQDRQFFTGFFPEAALTKKLKNDQKIIFKIEHQDIFYNNSGDQKDELQFTHYRTDLMGFYDFKLNPTKSIAFGVFHRIQEKANANRIIQQFAAVNRLRGLKLAHRFRTDQTFTKGDPLEIRLRYRLATEIPLSGSTLDPGEHYLVLSNEPIFSLQGGEFEIENRLVFSVGELITSSQKLEWSLDYRTDKFIQEGFRTRLWAKVGYFYSF from the coding sequence ATGAGAAAGTTTTACTTGACTAGTTTACTGTTGCTTCTAAGTTTGGTCACTTCTTTTGCTCAGGACCGTCAGTTCTTTACGGGATTCTTCCCCGAAGCTGCACTAACTAAGAAACTTAAGAATGATCAAAAGATAATTTTCAAAATTGAGCATCAGGATATTTTTTATAACAATTCCGGCGATCAAAAAGATGAATTGCAATTCACGCACTATAGGACGGACTTGATGGGTTTTTATGATTTCAAATTAAACCCCACAAAAAGTATCGCATTTGGAGTATTTCACAGAATTCAGGAGAAGGCAAATGCCAATCGGATTATTCAGCAATTTGCCGCAGTAAACCGGCTGAGAGGATTGAAACTGGCACATCGTTTTAGGACCGATCAAACGTTCACTAAAGGTGATCCCTTAGAAATCAGACTTCGGTACAGGCTGGCAACAGAAATTCCGCTTTCGGGTAGCACGTTAGACCCCGGTGAGCATTATTTGGTTTTATCTAATGAACCTATCTTTAGTCTTCAGGGAGGCGAGTTCGAAATCGAAAATCGCTTGGTATTCTCCGTTGGTGAACTGATCACTTCCAGTCAAAAACTCGAATGGAGTTTAGATTACCGTACCGATAAATTTATTCAGGAAGGTTTCCGAACTCGGCTATGGGCAAAGGTCGGGTATTTTTATAGTTTTTAA
- a CDS encoding NAD(P)H-binding protein has translation MKKNIVVLGASGTVGSKIAEILLKEGHQVTLLARHTEKLEKFRNRGAEVLSGDVSNVEVLTNAFKNADSAFLILPDNAKAMNTRAYQRQVTSNYIQAIEKSGIKYIVNMSSLGSHMHEGNGMMGGTGEQEVRFNQLEDVNIIHVRSAYFMENWLRIIGLIKAKGIAGTAADGDTAIPMVATRDVAKVAAAHLSNLDFIGKSVHAVMGPRDYTYKEFTDIIGKAIGNPELPYVQIPLDQAKQVFLGNGMSEDFVDNLLGMAVAIKDGIFNYQKRNVSTTTATTADQFVNEVYLPIFNMQ, from the coding sequence ATGAAAAAGAATATAGTAGTACTCGGAGCCTCTGGAACAGTAGGCAGCAAAATAGCAGAAATACTCTTAAAAGAAGGCCATCAAGTAACTTTATTGGCACGGCATACCGAAAAGCTGGAAAAGTTCAGGAATAGGGGGGCAGAGGTACTTTCAGGTGATGTAAGCAATGTAGAAGTACTTACCAATGCATTCAAAAATGCAGATAGTGCTTTCCTTATTTTACCCGACAATGCAAAAGCAATGAACACCAGGGCGTACCAGCGTCAGGTAACCAGTAATTACATTCAGGCAATCGAGAAATCAGGTATCAAATACATTGTCAACATGAGTAGCCTGGGTTCACACATGCACGAAGGTAACGGAATGATGGGTGGTACAGGAGAGCAGGAAGTCCGTTTCAATCAATTAGAAGATGTGAACATAATACACGTTCGCTCTGCCTATTTTATGGAAAACTGGCTAAGAATTATTGGATTAATAAAAGCTAAGGGAATTGCGGGTACAGCAGCTGATGGAGATACCGCTATTCCGATGGTGGCAACCCGGGATGTAGCTAAAGTAGCTGCGGCACATTTATCAAATCTTGATTTTATAGGCAAAAGTGTTCATGCCGTAATGGGCCCAAGGGATTATACCTATAAAGAATTTACCGACATCATCGGCAAAGCTATCGGTAATCCTGAATTACCTTATGTTCAAATTCCCCTTGATCAGGCAAAGCAGGTGTTCTTAGGCAATGGTATGTCAGAAGACTTTGTAGATAACCTATTGGGAATGGCAGTGGCTATTAAAGATGGAATATTCAATTATCAAAAAAGGAACGTATCCACAACCACAGCCACCACGGCAGACCAATTTGTAAATGAAGTGTATCTACCAATTTTTAATATGCAATAA
- a CDS encoding type II toxin-antitoxin system RelE/ParE family toxin → MKVVVSKTALKNFHQIVDYLIETWGTSVGVQFEKRTKSFLDLLADFPEIGIIVESEKKIRAFQLTKQNRI, encoded by the coding sequence ATGAAGGTAGTAGTATCCAAGACTGCCCTTAAAAACTTCCATCAGATTGTAGATTACCTAATAGAAACCTGGGGAACAAGTGTAGGGGTGCAATTTGAGAAGCGTACTAAAAGTTTTTTAGACCTATTGGCCGATTTCCCTGAAATAGGCATAATTGTGGAATCGGAAAAGAAAATCCGTGCATTCCAACTCACCAAGCAGAACAGAATTTAA
- a CDS encoding helix-turn-helix domain-containing protein, with the protein MNQDNTIGRNLQDLRKKLGFTQEQVAEYLHINREELSYYETGSRSIPSTLMAPLANLYGVDEYDLYEENLDLAQVNLALAFRAENINPSDLEQIAKFKKIVRNYLSMKSLLENESASS; encoded by the coding sequence ATGAATCAGGACAACACCATCGGAAGAAACTTACAAGACCTTCGGAAAAAGCTTGGTTTTACCCAAGAGCAGGTCGCAGAATACCTCCATATCAATCGGGAGGAATTGAGCTATTATGAGACAGGCAGTAGATCAATTCCTTCTACCCTAATGGCACCTTTGGCAAATCTATACGGTGTAGATGAATATGATTTGTATGAAGAAAACCTTGATTTAGCCCAAGTGAATTTAGCGCTGGCCTTTAGAGCTGAAAACATCAACCCTTCAGATCTGGAGCAAATAGCCAAGTTCAAAAAGATAGTCCGAAATTATCTAAGCATGAAATCACTTTTGGAAAATGAATCAGCTAGTTCTTGA